Part of the Aurantiacibacter aquimixticola genome, ATGCCGCGCCTTGGACAGGCCGGACAGCGCCGCTGCCGCCATCCATCCGGCGGTGCCGCCGCCGACGATCACGATCTTCTCGATTGCCATAACGCCGCTGTCTCCTCGCTCATTCGTTTACTGGCCATACCGGCTTTCGGGAAGGGTGCGCACCGGACGCGGCGCCGCCATCATTGCAAAAATGTTACACTGGCGCGCGGGGAATGTGAACGTTCATATTTTTGTCTTGTGAACGCTCACACCGCTGGTAGGAAACGGGTTCTGGCCTCTTGGGAGAGGTCGCTTTGTGGTGCCGGTCCGTATCGCGTCAAGTGGCGGATCGAAGGGGAGAATACAGTGCGCAAATCCATTTTCACGCCCGCGAATCGGGTCCGCAGCCTCGCAACCGTGTCCAGCCTGGCGCTGTGCGCGGCGGTTTCGAATGTCGCCATCGCGCAGGACACTATCGAGGAGGAAATGGAGGATCAGGCCGATCCAGATCCCACGGATGAGAATGTCATCATCGTCAGCGGCTTCCGCCAGTCGCTGGAAAGCGCACAGGATTTCAAGGAAAACGCCGACACCGTCGTCGACGTGATCACCGCCGAAGACATCGGCGCGCTGGCCGACCGTTCCGTCGCCGAGGCGCTGCAGCGCGTCCCGGGCGTGAACATCAGTCGGTTTGCCTCGCCTGACGATCCCGACCGCTTCTCGGTCGAAGGGTCCGGCGTCATCATTCGTGGCCTGCCCTTCGTGCGTTCGGAGCTGAACGGCCGCGACATCTTCTCGGCCAATGGCGGTCGGACACTGTCTTTCAACGATGTCTCGCCCGAGCTGCTGGGGCGTGTCGAGGTCTTCAAGAATACCACTGCCGACATGATCGATGGCGGCATTTCCGGCACGGTGAACCTGGTCACGCGCAAGCCGCTCGACAATCCGGGTTTCAATCTTGGCGGCACAATCGAGGCGAATATTGGCGATTTGGCCGAAGAATGGTCGCCAGGTTTCTCCGTCCTTGGATCGAACACCTTCGATACGGGGATCGGCACATTCGGGCTGCAACTGGCTTATGCCCAGCAGGAGCTCGTCACCCGCACGGACGCCTCGCAAATTACCGACCCGTGCTACCGCGATGAGGATCTCTTCAGTGGAGGTTGCTTGCGTGCGCGCGATGTTGGTTCCGGCGGCTTCGGCGGGAGCAATTTCGACGAAACCAATTTCCCGCCCGAGAACAGCGTGGTGGTGCCGAAGGGCGCGGGCGTACGCACGACCGAATTGACCCGTGATCGCAACGCCTATTCCGCCGTCGGCCAGTTTGAGAGCCTCGACGGCCGGTTCCTCCTAACCGCCGAATATCTGCGTGCGGATACCGAGGCGACACTAGAGGAATTCGCCATCCTCGCTCTCGTAAACAATGACGCGTTTTTCCCGGTGCCTCAGGACGGAACGAATTTCACCTTCGAGGACGGCATTTTCCAGAGCGGAACGCTGACGCAGAATTCGGGCGGCATTCCCGGCGTCACTGCCGAAACCCTTCGGTTCCAGCAGGAAACCGAAGCGACTACCGAAGACTTCTCGGTCGATGTGTTCATGGAGCTGACGGATCGCTTCCGTCTCAACTTTGAAGGCCAGTATATCAATTCCTCGCTCGATGCGGCGGGCGTCATCTTCGCGATGCAGACCTACGCGGACATCTTCATCGACAATTCCGGCAAGACGCCCGACATTCGTTTCCTGCAGCCGGGCACGCAAGATTCGCCGAGCAGCTATTTCACCGATCCCGCGCTCACTTATTTCTGGTTCCATCTCGACAACCAGATCGACAATGAAGGCTCGCTCTATTCGTTGCGCGGCGATGCCGAATACGATATTTCCGATACCGGCTTCATCCGCAAGGCGCGCTTCGGCGCACGCTGGGCGGAACGCAACCGCGTCACCCGCAACGCCAATTTCAGCAATTGGTCGAACCTTGGCGCACCATGGACGGGTCGCGGCGGGAATTGGAATTGCGGCGATCCGCAGGCCTATGGCTGCGGCGGTGCTTATGCTTTCGATTTCCCCGATCAGGCAATCGTGCTCGACCCTTTCGCCGACAATTTCCAGCGCGGCAATGCCGTCACTCCTATCGGACAGGGCGGCGCCATTTTCTACGGCGGTACCGATAATCTGGTCGAAGCGTATCTGAACGGCTCGCTCGGCGAGGATCTGCAGGACATCAAGGACTTCACCCTGACGCCCGAAGGTCGCCCGCTGATCGATGGCCGGACGCAGCAACAACCCGACGGCGAAGTCGCACCGTGTTCACCGTTCTGCCCGTCCGAGATCGTGCCGGTGGATGAAACGACGAACGCCGCCTATGCGCGGGTCGATTTCGGCCACGACTTCGCGAACGGCATGGAATTCTCCGGCAATATCGGCGTCCGCTATGTCGAAACGAATGTGCGCTCACGCGGACTGGTCGGCTTCATCGCACCCGACTATGTCGACGCGACCGTTCCGGGGACGAATTTCGGCGGTGATGGTGATGGTGTCGCCGAAGTATCGGATATCGAGAACCGGTGCGACAACGTTCCTGACGGCCAGCAGGCTCCGGGCTATTGCAGCCTCTCCGACGAACGCCGCGCGGAATTTGTCGCTGGATTGACCGGAGACGTCTTCACTGACTTCTCGGACGAAACCTACGATCACTGGCTCCCCAGCTTCAACGCGCGCCTCGATCTAGACAATGGGATCGTTCTCCGTACGGCGGTGTCGAAAGGGATTTTCCGGCCGGATCTCGCGGCCTTTCGAACCGGTGGCTTCGTGTTCGACAACACGAACAACCTTGTGCAGGGCGGGACGCAGGATACCGGCCCACTATTCGGCCTGTTTACCGGCAATCGCAGTCTGCGACCGGTCGAAAGTTGGAATTACGATCTTTCAGCCGAGTGGTACTTCGACGATGTCGGCTCTCTGACAGCCGCGTTCTTCGCGAAGGATATTTCCAATCAAGAGATTTCCGGCGCGTCGGTGCAGGAGCTCACTAGTCCTGAAGGGACATCGATCGATGTCATTATCAACGGCCCGGTCAACTCCGACAGCAGCACGCTATACGGTGTGGAAGTGGCATATCAGGACACCTTCGAGTTCCTGCCCGGCCCACTTTCCGGCCTCGGAACGCAGCTGACATACACCTATGTCGATGCGGGCGCGTTCAATAACAACGATATCGGGGCGGAACGCAGTCCGTTCGCGCAGAACCTGCCGCTGACCGGCATTTCGAAGCACACGTACAACGCTGTCCTGTTCTACGAGATGTACGGTTTCTCTGCCCGCGCAGCATACAATTGGCGCGACGAATATCTGCTGACGACCAGGGATGTGATTTTCCCATTCCAGCCGATCTTCAACGAGTCGACCGGGCAGCTCGATGCATCGATTTTCTACGACCTGACGGACAATCTAAAAATCGGCGTTCAGGGCGTGAACCTGCTCGACGAAGTGACACGCACGAGCCAGGTGTTCGATTTCGATCAGACCCGCGTCACGCGCTCGGCCTTCCGCAACGATCGCCGCTTTACCTTCCTCGTCCGGTTCGATTTCTAACGACGTCGGAGCGTAGCACGAACAGGGGATAATGCGGGCTCCGGCACAGCACTGTGTCGGGGCCCGTTTTCTCTTGGCGCGCCTATCGCGCCTGTCTTATCGGGAGCACCACCGTGATGAAATTGGGACGTTTCTTCCGCCATGTTGCAGCCGCCTTAGGGCTGAGTGCAATGCTCACGGCCTGCGGCGGCAGCGACACACCGCCGACGCCCCGCGCGGCACCCGTCGTCGATGCAAGCGGCGAGTGGCAGCTCGTTTGGCAGGACGAGTTTACCGGCGACACGCTGGATCCCGCCTGGAACCGGATCGAGGATTGCTGGGGGGGCGGCAATGACGAGCGGCAGTGCTACACCGGGAGGGCCGCCAATATCGCGCTGGAGAACGGTGTTCTCGTCCTCACCGCTCGACAGGAAAGCTACACCGGCGATGCCTGGCCCGATCACATGAAGCCGGGCCGCGACGATCCCGATGCGCAGAAGACGCAGGACTTTACGTCGGGCAAACTGACCACCGAGGGCAATCGCAGCTGGACCTATGGCCGCTTCGAAATCCGCGCGCGCCTGCCGCAGGGGCAGGGCGTATGGCCGGCCTTCTGGATGCTGCCGGAAGACAGTGGTGAGGGCTGGCCTGTCTCGGGGGAGATCGATATCTTGGAAGCGGTCAACCTCGGTGTCGAATGCGAGGAATGCGAAGCGGGCGGAGAGAATTCGGTCCTCGGCACGCTGCATTACGGCGCGCGCCCGTCGGGCAACGAATACACCAATCGGAAGATTTCCTACCCCGCGGTGCTGGACGATCAATTCCACACCTTCGGCGTGATCTGGGAAGAGGGGCGCTTTACCTGGACATTGGATGGCGAACCATACGGCACGCTGACGGCGGAAGATTGGTGGACCAGCGCCAGCAACGATCCGAACGCGCCGTTCGACCATCCCTTCCACCTGATCCTCAATCTCGCCATCGGCGGCAACTGGCCAGAGAATACCAGTCTTCGCGGCGTGTCGACCGAGGGGTTTCCTAAGCAGCTGGAGGTGGACTGGGTGCGCGTCTGGCAATGCGATGCCGATCCCGCTACCGGTCGCGGCTGTCTGTAAGGGGAATATGCGTGGGCCGCAGGCGGCAATCGGTAACCATCAAGCATGTGGCGGCGGATGCGGGCGTTTCCCTGCAGACGGTGAGCCGCGTCATCAATAACGAGGCCAATGTCCGCCCGGAAATGAAGGAGCGGGTGCAGGCGAGCATCGACAAGCTCGGCTATGTCCCCTCCATCGCCGCCCAGCGCATGAGCGGCTCGCGCTCCTATCTGATCCTCGCGCTGAACGATCGCGAGCGCACGATGGAAAACTGGAAGGCGCGCGAGGGGAACGACTGGGTCGACCAGATGCTGATGGGCGGCATGCTGCAATGCGCCGAGCATGGCTACCGCCTGCTGCTCGAGCTGGTCGACACGCATGACGACAATATCCAGCGCGAATTGAAGGCGACCATCGCCGCATTACAGCCGGACGGCGTGATCCTGACGCCGCCGCATTCGGACAATCCGCTGATTACCGATCTGCTGGAAAAGCAGAAAATCCCCTTCGCCCGCATCGGTTCGCGCGACAATGGCGGGAGCATCTCGCTGACCATGGGCGATAACCGCATGGCCGCGATGGCGACGCGTTACCTGATCGAGAAGGGGCATGAACGCATCGCTTTCATCGCCGGTGCGGAGGAATATGCGCTCAGCCATCGACGCAAGCAGGGCTGGCGCGATGCAATGGCGCAAGCCGGCCTTTCGACAGAAGGCCTGTGCGAGCGGGGCGACTTTTCTTACGCTTCCGGCGAAAAGGCGACGCGCGCGCTGCTGTCCGGCTCGGCCCGGCCCACCGCGATCATTGCCAGCAACGACCAGATGGCGATGGCCGCCAACGCGGTGGCGCACGAAATGGGCATGCGGGTGCCGGGCGACGTTTCCATCATCAGTTTCGACAACACACCGGTTGTGCGCTTCGTGCAGCCGCCGCTCACCGCGATCGACCAGCCTATCGCCGAAGTGACGAGCCGCGCGGTCGATCTGGTGATCGCGGCGCATCGGGGGGACGATCTGCCGGACATGCCGGTGGTGGTCGAAGGCAGGCTGATCGAACGCGATTCGGTCGCCCGCCCGCGTGGCTGACACCTCCATTGTCGATCCGGCGGATGGGCAGCGGACGCGGTTCCTCCTGCTATACGCGCTGGCTGTCGCCGGGGGCGCGGTCGCCTACGTTCCCTTCCTGACGATCCTGCTGCCGGTGCGGGTCGAGGGGGTAGCGGGCGCGCGCAGCATAGAATGGTTGGCCTATTGCGCCTTTGCTGGGGCGATTGCCGCGAGCCTTGCGAATATCGCCTTCGGCTGGCTGTCCGACATCACCCGCAACCGGCGCGGCTGGATCGCGGGCGGGCTGGTGCTGAGCAGTGCGATGCTGCTGGCGCTAACCCAGGCGCGCGACCTGCCGATGCTGATCGCCATGCTCGTTGTCTGGCAGATTGCGCTCAACATGATGCTGGGGCCGCTATCGGCATGGGCGGGCGATGTCGTGCCGGATCGGCAGAAGGGGCTGCTCGGCGGCCTGCTCGCTTTCGCGCCCGCGCTAGGCGCCGTGTCCGGCGCTCTCGTGACCATTCCGGGCCTCGCCGCGCCGGACGAACGGATGGCGATCGTCGCTGCCTTGGTGGTCGCCTGCGTCGCGCCCGTGCTGATCTTCGGCAGGCCCACGCCTTTCCCCGAGCTCATGCAGCCGCATGAGGAGCCACCCTTGCCGGACCCACACCAACCGCGACGGATCGTGGCGCGCATGTGGCTCGCCCGGCTGCTGGTGCAGGTCGCGGAGGCGGCGCTGTTCGCCTATCTCTATCTCTGGCTGCGTTCGATCAGTCCCGAAATCGGCGACAATGACGCCGCAAAGGTTTTCGGACTGGTCCTGTTCCTCGCCGTCCCGGCCACGCTTTCGGTCGGGCGCTGGGCGGACCGGGCGGACAGGCCGATCCTGCCGCTGGCCATCGCTGCAGGGGTGAGCGCGCTGGCGCTGCTCGCCATGGCCGCCGCGCCCGGTCTGACGGCGGCGCTTGTCGCCTATGCCGTGTTCGGCCTGGCCGCAGGCATGTTCCTGGCGCTGCACACGGCGCAGACCCTGCGTGTCCTGCCGAGGCCGCAGCGCCGCGGGCGCGACCTTGGCGTGTTCAACCTCACCAACACCATGCCCTCGCTCATCATGCCGCCGCTGACGCTCGGGCTGGTGCCGGTCTTCGGCTTTGGCGGCCTGTTCATCGCGCTCGCCACGCTGGCCGCGCTCGCCTGCCTGCTGCTCGGCACCACGCGCATTCCGCGCTAGCGCAATCGGCGCTTGCCAAGCGGGGAGCGGCGTGTAGAAATACGCGCTTGATAACGTTCCCATGGGAAGAGGGTTTTGCGATGCGGGTCGGGGTTTCTGTGCGTGCGATGGCCGCTGCGGCGGTGTGTGGTCTGGGGCTTTCGGCCTGTGCGACAGTGCCGGAGGACGGCAACACGCCGGTCGCGGTGGCCACAGTGCAGGGGGAGGACGCCGTCGTCGCCGATATCGTCTCGCGCATGACGCTGGAGCGCAAGATCGCGCAGCTGATCCAGCCGCAGATCAACAGCTTCACGGCAGAAGACATGGAGCGTTACCGCTTCGGCAGCTATCTCAATGGCGGCAATGGCGGGCCGTACGGGGACGAATTCGCGCAGGCTTCCGAATGGCTGCGCCTCGCCGATGAGATGTATGATGCCTCCGTGCGGCCCATGCCCAATGGCGAACCGATCGTCCCGGTGATGTGGGGCACGGATGCGGTCCACGGCCACACCAACGTGCCGGGCGCGACGATCTTCCCGCACAATATCGGCCTCGGCGCGGCGGGCGATCCCGATCTGGTGCGCCGCATCGGCCACGCCACGGCGATGGAAATCGAAGTGACGGGCATTGACTGGAACTTCTCTCCCACCGTCGCGGTCGCGCGCAACGATCGCTGGGGGCGGACCTATGAAAGCTATTCGGAGAACCCCGAACTGGTCGCCACGCTCGGCGCGGCGCTGGTGGAAGGGCTGCAGGGCGATCCCGATGCCCCAGGCTATCTCGGCACCGGCCGCGTGATTGCGACGGCCAAGCATTTCTTCGGTGATGGCGGCACCACGAACGGCGTGGATCAGGGCGACGTCAATGGCGACCTGGCGGATCTGATGGCCGTCCACGCCGTGCCCTATCCCGCCGCCATCGAGGCGGGCGTCGAGACGATCATGGCCAGCTTCAATTCGATCAATGGCCGCAAGATGCACGGAAACGAGCGCCTGCTGACGGATGTCCTGCGCGGGCAGATGGGTTTCGACGGGCTCGTCGTCGGCGACTGGAACGGCCATGGCCAGGTGCAGGGCTGCACCGTCACCGATTGCCCGGAATCGCTGCTGGCGGGGCTCGATATCTACATGGTGCCCGACGACTGGCGCGGACTGATGGAAAACCTGATTGCGCAGGTCAATGACGGCACGATCCCGATGGCGCGCGTGGACGAAGCGGTGACCCGCGTGCTGCGCGTGAAATATCGCGCCGGCCTGCTCGGCCCCGATTCGCAGCGCCCGTCCGAACGCGGTCTCGCCGGGCAATACGAGCTGCTGGCATCGCCCGAGCATCGCGCGCTGGCAAGAGAGGCTGCGGCGCGTTCGCAGGTGATCCTCAAGAATGACGGCGTGCTGCCGATCCAGCCGGGCACGAATGTGCTGGTGGCGGGCAGCGCGGCGCACAATATCGCGCAGGCCGCAGGCGGATGGACGCTTACCTGGCAAGGCGGCGGAGAGCTTTCCAACGACGATTTCCCCAACGCCACCTCGATCTACGACGGCATCGCCCAAGCTGCGGCGAGCGGAGGCGGCAGCGCCACGCTGTCCGCCGATGGCAGCTATACGGCCACGCCCGACGTCGCGGTCGTCGTCTTCGGCGAGCGGCCCTATGCCGAATTCGCGGGTGACGTGCCCGATCTCGCTTTCCGTGACGAGGAAGGGCTGGAGCTTCTGCGCCAATTCGACGCCGCCGGTATCCCCGCCGTCGCCGTTTTCCTTTCCGGTCGCCCGATGTGGGTGAATCGGGAGCTGAACGCCGCCGACGGTTTCGTTGCCTCATGGCTGCCCGGCAGCGAAGGGGGCGGCGTGGCGGACGTGCTGTTCGGCGCGCGCCCGGCAAGCGGACGCCTCAGCTTCAGCTGGCCCGAAAGCTGCGGGGCGACGCCGGTGAACGGCGCGGATGGCGCGCTGTTCCGGGTCGGCTACGGCCGCTCGCTCACCGACACATCGCCGCTGCGCCAGCTGGACGAGGAATGCGCTGCGCTGGAAGCGGGCGCGGGAGCCGACTGGTTCGTTTCGGGCCGCCTGTCCGACGGCATCCGCGTGCGCGCGGGCGAAGTCGACATGGCGCAGATGCTCGGCACGGCCCCGCTGGCGACCATGCGCGGTTACGATCGCAACGCGCAGGAAGATGCGCGTGAAATCACCATTGCCGACAACGGATATATCGAATTCTTCGGTATCGGCGCGGACGAGGCCTATCGTATCGCTTACGAAGTGCCCGAACGGCCCGAAGGCACGGTGACGATCACGTCGGGTACCAGCCGGCTGGACGCGACACAGTACATGGCCATCGCAGCGGGCAAGGGCTGGCGCGAGATGGTCCTGACTGCGGCGTGCCTGCCTGCGCTGGGCAACACCTTGCGGATCGATGCATCGCAGGAATTCACGCTGCGCATCCACACCATCCGCCGCGAGGACGTTGCCGAAGGAACCGATTGCGCTTTCTGAGCGGCAATGACACACCTGCAATTCGCATCGGGGATCGGCGAAAGACCGGCCCTGCATGAGGGGAGTATGTAAATGGCCTTAGCGCCCGACGTCGCCAGCAGCACCGATCCGCGTCCCGTCGTCGATGACGATACGCCGCCGGTGAATGCGCCCGGCCTGCAATATTTCGTTTTCGGACTGTTTTTCATCTTCGGCGGGATCACTTCGCTCAACGATGTGCTGATCCCGAAGCTGCGCGAGCTCTTCACGCTCAGCTACACCGAAGCGATGCTCGTCCAGTTCTGCTTCTTCGCTGCCTACCTGCTGATCGGCATTCCCGGCGCGAAGCTGGTGAAGAAAATCGGCTACATGCGTGGTGCTGTCGCTGGGCTTACCACGATGATTGCAGGCTGCCTGCTGTTCATTCCGGCAAGCCAGACCGCGACTTACGCAATCTTCCTTGGCGCGCTTTTCATCCTGGCAAGCGGCGTGGTGATCGTTCAGGTGGTGGCGAACCCACTTATCAGCCTGCTCGGCCCGCCCTCGACGACGCATAGCCGCCTGACTTTCGCGCAGGCGTTCAACTCGCTCGGCACGACCGTCTTTCCCATCGTGGGCGCGGCGGTGATCCTCGGCAGTCTTGCCGATGTGACAGCGGACCAGCTCGAAGGCGCAGCTCTGCAAGCCTATCGCGCAGCGGAGAGCGAGGCGATCTGGCAGGGCTATCTCGGTGTTGCCGCACTCATCGCGCTGGTCGCGGGCGCGGTGTGGATGTTCCGCAATCGCCTGCCGCACGATGCATCGATCATGGGTGAAGGCGACCTGGTGTCGAATTCGCGCTACCTGATCGGCCTCGCGCTCGTCGTCGCCGGTGCCTTTCTCGCGATCCAGGTCAATGGCTGGCTCGGGGTGCTCGTCATTCTCGCGGCGCCGGCATACTGGCTCTACGACAATCCGCTGTTGCGGCGCACGCGGTTCAGCTTCGGCGCGCTGTGCATCTTCCTGTACGTCGGCGGGGAGGTGGCCATCGGATCGATCGTCATCAATTATCTGCTTCAGGATCAGGTAATGGCGAACGGCGGCCCGTTCACTGCGTTTCTGAATGGTCTCGTGGGGGCAGAGCCCAATGCGGTGGAATGGCTGATCGGTCTTTACTGGGGCGGGGCCATGGTCGGCCGGTTTATCGGTTCGTGGGCGCTGCGCAAATTCAGCCCGGGCCTGATCCTGACCTTCAACGCCATCGGTGCCATTGTGCTGGTCCTCATCTCGACCAACACGACGGGCGAGCTGTCCGGCTATTCGCTCCTCGCGGTCGGCCTGATGAACTCGATCATGTTTCCGACCATCTTCTCGCTCGCCTGTGAGAAGCTGGGGCCGCGCGCGGCGGACGGATCGGGCATTATCAATGTCGCCATCTTCGGCGGCGCGGTCGTGCCGCTGCTTTACGGCGTGGTGGCCGATGCGACGGGCGGCAATCTGGCGCTCGCAATGGTGATCCCGATCGTCTGCTATGCGGTCATCGCCTGCTTCGGCATCTTCGCCCGGCGGCCCGCGAC contains:
- a CDS encoding TonB-dependent receptor; translated protein: MRKSIFTPANRVRSLATVSSLALCAAVSNVAIAQDTIEEEMEDQADPDPTDENVIIVSGFRQSLESAQDFKENADTVVDVITAEDIGALADRSVAEALQRVPGVNISRFASPDDPDRFSVEGSGVIIRGLPFVRSELNGRDIFSANGGRTLSFNDVSPELLGRVEVFKNTTADMIDGGISGTVNLVTRKPLDNPGFNLGGTIEANIGDLAEEWSPGFSVLGSNTFDTGIGTFGLQLAYAQQELVTRTDASQITDPCYRDEDLFSGGCLRARDVGSGGFGGSNFDETNFPPENSVVVPKGAGVRTTELTRDRNAYSAVGQFESLDGRFLLTAEYLRADTEATLEEFAILALVNNDAFFPVPQDGTNFTFEDGIFQSGTLTQNSGGIPGVTAETLRFQQETEATTEDFSVDVFMELTDRFRLNFEGQYINSSLDAAGVIFAMQTYADIFIDNSGKTPDIRFLQPGTQDSPSSYFTDPALTYFWFHLDNQIDNEGSLYSLRGDAEYDISDTGFIRKARFGARWAERNRVTRNANFSNWSNLGAPWTGRGGNWNCGDPQAYGCGGAYAFDFPDQAIVLDPFADNFQRGNAVTPIGQGGAIFYGGTDNLVEAYLNGSLGEDLQDIKDFTLTPEGRPLIDGRTQQQPDGEVAPCSPFCPSEIVPVDETTNAAYARVDFGHDFANGMEFSGNIGVRYVETNVRSRGLVGFIAPDYVDATVPGTNFGGDGDGVAEVSDIENRCDNVPDGQQAPGYCSLSDERRAEFVAGLTGDVFTDFSDETYDHWLPSFNARLDLDNGIVLRTAVSKGIFRPDLAAFRTGGFVFDNTNNLVQGGTQDTGPLFGLFTGNRSLRPVESWNYDLSAEWYFDDVGSLTAAFFAKDISNQEISGASVQELTSPEGTSIDVIINGPVNSDSSTLYGVEVAYQDTFEFLPGPLSGLGTQLTYTYVDAGAFNNNDIGAERSPFAQNLPLTGISKHTYNAVLFYEMYGFSARAAYNWRDEYLLTTRDVIFPFQPIFNESTGQLDASIFYDLTDNLKIGVQGVNLLDEVTRTSQVFDFDQTRVTRSAFRNDRRFTFLVRFDF
- a CDS encoding glycoside hydrolase family 16 protein, with protein sequence MKLGRFFRHVAAALGLSAMLTACGGSDTPPTPRAAPVVDASGEWQLVWQDEFTGDTLDPAWNRIEDCWGGGNDERQCYTGRAANIALENGVLVLTARQESYTGDAWPDHMKPGRDDPDAQKTQDFTSGKLTTEGNRSWTYGRFEIRARLPQGQGVWPAFWMLPEDSGEGWPVSGEIDILEAVNLGVECEECEAGGENSVLGTLHYGARPSGNEYTNRKISYPAVLDDQFHTFGVIWEEGRFTWTLDGEPYGTLTAEDWWTSASNDPNAPFDHPFHLILNLAIGGNWPENTSLRGVSTEGFPKQLEVDWVRVWQCDADPATGRGCL
- a CDS encoding sugar MFS transporter, which codes for MALAPDVASSTDPRPVVDDDTPPVNAPGLQYFVFGLFFIFGGITSLNDVLIPKLRELFTLSYTEAMLVQFCFFAAYLLIGIPGAKLVKKIGYMRGAVAGLTTMIAGCLLFIPASQTATYAIFLGALFILASGVVIVQVVANPLISLLGPPSTTHSRLTFAQAFNSLGTTVFPIVGAAVILGSLADVTADQLEGAALQAYRAAESEAIWQGYLGVAALIALVAGAVWMFRNRLPHDASIMGEGDLVSNSRYLIGLALVVAGAFLAIQVNGWLGVLVILAAPAYWLYDNPLLRRTRFSFGALCIFLYVGGEVAIGSIVINYLLQDQVMANGGPFTAFLNGLVGAEPNAVEWLIGLYWGGAMVGRFIGSWALRKFSPGLILTFNAIGAIVLVLISTNTTGELSGYSLLAVGLMNSIMFPTIFSLACEKLGPRAADGSGIINVAIFGGAVVPLLYGVVADATGGNLALAMVIPIVCYAVIACFGIFARRPATS
- a CDS encoding LacI family DNA-binding transcriptional regulator, which codes for MGRRRQSVTIKHVAADAGVSLQTVSRVINNEANVRPEMKERVQASIDKLGYVPSIAAQRMSGSRSYLILALNDRERTMENWKAREGNDWVDQMLMGGMLQCAEHGYRLLLELVDTHDDNIQRELKATIAALQPDGVILTPPHSDNPLITDLLEKQKIPFARIGSRDNGGSISLTMGDNRMAAMATRYLIEKGHERIAFIAGAEEYALSHRRKQGWRDAMAQAGLSTEGLCERGDFSYASGEKATRALLSGSARPTAIIASNDQMAMAANAVAHEMGMRVPGDVSIISFDNTPVVRFVQPPLTAIDQPIAEVTSRAVDLVIAAHRGDDLPDMPVVVEGRLIERDSVARPRG
- a CDS encoding MFS transporter encodes the protein MADTSIVDPADGQRTRFLLLYALAVAGGAVAYVPFLTILLPVRVEGVAGARSIEWLAYCAFAGAIAASLANIAFGWLSDITRNRRGWIAGGLVLSSAMLLALTQARDLPMLIAMLVVWQIALNMMLGPLSAWAGDVVPDRQKGLLGGLLAFAPALGAVSGALVTIPGLAAPDERMAIVAALVVACVAPVLIFGRPTPFPELMQPHEEPPLPDPHQPRRIVARMWLARLLVQVAEAALFAYLYLWLRSISPEIGDNDAAKVFGLVLFLAVPATLSVGRWADRADRPILPLAIAAGVSALALLAMAAAPGLTAALVAYAVFGLAAGMFLALHTAQTLRVLPRPQRRGRDLGVFNLTNTMPSLIMPPLTLGLVPVFGFGGLFIALATLAALACLLLGTTRIPR
- a CDS encoding glycoside hydrolase family 3 protein, whose translation is MITFPWEEGFAMRVGVSVRAMAAAAVCGLGLSACATVPEDGNTPVAVATVQGEDAVVADIVSRMTLERKIAQLIQPQINSFTAEDMERYRFGSYLNGGNGGPYGDEFAQASEWLRLADEMYDASVRPMPNGEPIVPVMWGTDAVHGHTNVPGATIFPHNIGLGAAGDPDLVRRIGHATAMEIEVTGIDWNFSPTVAVARNDRWGRTYESYSENPELVATLGAALVEGLQGDPDAPGYLGTGRVIATAKHFFGDGGTTNGVDQGDVNGDLADLMAVHAVPYPAAIEAGVETIMASFNSINGRKMHGNERLLTDVLRGQMGFDGLVVGDWNGHGQVQGCTVTDCPESLLAGLDIYMVPDDWRGLMENLIAQVNDGTIPMARVDEAVTRVLRVKYRAGLLGPDSQRPSERGLAGQYELLASPEHRALAREAAARSQVILKNDGVLPIQPGTNVLVAGSAAHNIAQAAGGWTLTWQGGGELSNDDFPNATSIYDGIAQAAASGGGSATLSADGSYTATPDVAVVVFGERPYAEFAGDVPDLAFRDEEGLELLRQFDAAGIPAVAVFLSGRPMWVNRELNAADGFVASWLPGSEGGGVADVLFGARPASGRLSFSWPESCGATPVNGADGALFRVGYGRSLTDTSPLRQLDEECAALEAGAGADWFVSGRLSDGIRVRAGEVDMAQMLGTAPLATMRGYDRNAQEDAREITIADNGYIEFFGIGADEAYRIAYEVPERPEGTVTITSGTSRLDATQYMAIAAGKGWREMVLTAACLPALGNTLRIDASQEFTLRIHTIRREDVAEGTDCAF